In Micromonospora sp. WMMA1363, a genomic segment contains:
- a CDS encoding MBL fold metallo-hydrolase: MTGYSGVAPGFRELSALTISKISVGPGDNNCYLLRCRSTGKQLMIDAANEPEVLLDFCDRRLDAVVTTHQHWDHWEHALAAVVDATGATTYTGEPDAPAIAVPTDILLHDGDVITCGAFELRVIRLTGHTPGGVALLFDDPDGHPHLFTGDSLFPGGVGNTFGDPDAFTTLFQDVEGKIFDKLPDDTWVYPGHGADTTLGAERPSLPEWRSRGW, encoded by the coding sequence ATGACGGGATACTCCGGTGTGGCTCCAGGGTTTCGCGAGCTTTCCGCGCTGACCATCAGCAAGATCTCCGTGGGGCCTGGTGACAACAACTGCTACCTGCTGCGCTGTCGATCGACCGGCAAGCAGCTCATGATCGACGCGGCCAACGAGCCGGAAGTTCTGCTCGACTTCTGCGACCGTCGCCTCGACGCCGTCGTAACCACGCACCAACATTGGGATCACTGGGAGCACGCGCTTGCCGCAGTGGTCGATGCCACTGGCGCTACGACCTACACCGGAGAGCCCGACGCACCGGCTATCGCTGTCCCCACAGACATTCTGCTGCATGACGGCGACGTCATCACCTGCGGCGCGTTCGAGTTGCGGGTGATCCGGCTGACCGGTCACACCCCTGGCGGCGTCGCATTGCTGTTTGACGACCCGGACGGCCATCCCCATCTGTTCACCGGTGACTCGCTGTTCCCCGGCGGGGTGGGAAACACCTTCGGTGATCCCGACGCCTTCACCACCCTGTTCCAGGATGTCGAGGGCAAGATCTTCGACAAGTTGCCGGACGACACCTGGGTTTATCCGGGACACGGTGCAGACACCACGCTCGGCGCTGAACGGCCGTCGCTCCCCGAATGGCGGTCGCGCGGCTGGTAG
- a CDS encoding NF041680 family putative transposase — MISVNDAGRRAAFGELSEFRQEFYRSLRRRADALFELTDSVLCTDGPVTSLVGLSLAAEHRRGHGALYDAVNSGVVEVDRLRRALVGLPLPRDRDGRIVLTVDVSPWLRPDAATAEARSFCHVYGRGRNAAQMIPGWAYSFVAALETGRSSWTAVLDAVRIGPIEDATEVTAGQVREVVNRLREHGRWCDGDPRVLIVFDAGYDVTRLAWLLRDLPVDLVGRLRSDRVLYLPAAASAPGRVGRPARHGEVLDLDQPEDHPDPAVATVTETLRYGTAFADAWDRTHPRLTRRGGWAEHAGPLPIIEGTVIRLCVDRLPGDRNPKPVWLWACATGLSASEVHRIWQAHLRRFDVEHTFRLFKQTLGWTRPRLRDPRAADRWTWLIIAAHTQLRLARDLATDLRRPWERPPTKTGRLTPARVRRGFPNLHPKLAQPTSAPKPTRPGPGRPPGSRNKHVRPHPPVGKTQHQNATTNHNKPQKV, encoded by the coding sequence GTGATCAGTGTGAACGATGCCGGTCGGCGTGCCGCGTTCGGGGAGTTGTCGGAGTTCCGGCAGGAGTTCTACCGGTCTCTGCGCCGCCGGGCGGACGCGTTGTTCGAGCTCACGGATTCGGTGTTGTGCACCGACGGGCCGGTCACCAGCTTGGTCGGGTTGTCACTGGCGGCGGAGCATCGTCGCGGTCACGGCGCGTTGTACGACGCGGTGAACAGCGGCGTTGTCGAGGTGGACCGGTTGCGGCGGGCGCTGGTCGGGCTGCCGTTGCCACGTGACCGCGACGGCCGGATCGTGCTGACGGTCGATGTCAGCCCGTGGTTGCGGCCCGACGCCGCGACCGCGGAGGCGCGCTCGTTCTGTCACGTGTACGGCCGTGGCCGTAACGCCGCGCAGATGATCCCGGGCTGGGCGTACTCGTTTGTCGCCGCGCTGGAGACTGGGCGTTCGTCCTGGACCGCGGTGCTGGATGCGGTGCGGATAGGGCCGATCGAGGATGCCACCGAGGTGACCGCCGGGCAGGTTCGGGAGGTCGTCAACCGGCTTCGTGAGCACGGGCGGTGGTGTGACGGCGACCCGAGGGTGCTGATCGTGTTCGACGCCGGCTACGACGTGACCCGTCTGGCCTGGCTGCTGCGCGACCTGCCTGTGGATCTCGTGGGGCGGCTGCGTTCGGACCGGGTGCTCTACCTACCCGCCGCGGCTTCGGCGCCGGGGCGGGTCGGACGCCCGGCCCGGCACGGCGAGGTCCTCGACCTCGACCAACCGGAAGATCATCCGGACCCTGCCGTGGCCACGGTCACCGAGACCCTCCGCTACGGTACGGCGTTCGCCGACGCATGGGACCGAACCCACCCGAGGCTGACCCGCCGTGGCGGGTGGGCTGAGCATGCGGGACCGCTACCGATCATCGAGGGCACCGTCATCCGGCTGTGCGTGGACCGGCTGCCCGGTGACCGCAATCCGAAACCGGTGTGGTTGTGGGCCTGCGCGACCGGGCTGAGCGCGTCGGAGGTGCACCGAATCTGGCAGGCGCACCTGCGTCGTTTCGATGTGGAGCACACGTTCAGGCTGTTCAAGCAGACCCTCGGATGGACCCGGCCCCGGCTGCGGGATCCGCGAGCCGCCGACCGGTGGACCTGGCTGATCATCGCCGCGCACACCCAACTACGGTTGGCCCGCGATCTGGCCACCGACCTGCGTCGTCCCTGGGAGCGTCCGCCGACCAAAACCGGACGGCTGACCCCGGCCCGCGTCCGGCGCGGATTTCCGAACCTCCACCCGAAACTCGCCCAGCCGACCAGCGCACCGAAACCCACCCGACCAGGCCCAGGACGCCCGCCAGGCTCCCGGAACAAGCACGTCAGACCACACCCGCCGGTCGGCAAGACCCAACACCAGAACGCGACGACCAATCACAACAAGCCACAAAAGGTTTAA
- a CDS encoding IS701 family transposase: MVGSWDAGLEELFFRFAHRFERVEPRRRAWAYVRGLLAPLERRNGWTLAEQAGHVSPDGLQGMLCSAAWDRDAVRDDVRDYVVDQIGDAAGVLIADETGFVKKGRASAGVQRQYSGTAGKTENCQIGTFLCYATPRGRALIDRELYLPKSWTGDRDRCRRSAIPDAVGFATKPQQAQAMLERAVTAGVPFSWFTADEAYGQNPGLRGWLEDRDIAYVMATRRDDRVPSGLHTTTGVDELIGRVRAGAWQRLSCGDGAHGPRRYDWARLPIRRTFAHGRRGWVLARRSITDPGDIAYYVCFGPRGTRLRDLVRVAGSRWSVEESFQTAKNEVGLDQYQVRRYDAWYAHITLAMAAAAFLVVTRALEAAKGAPPQTSAARSR; encoded by the coding sequence GTGGTCGGGTCGTGGGATGCCGGGTTGGAGGAGTTGTTCTTCCGGTTCGCGCATCGGTTTGAGCGGGTGGAGCCGCGGCGGCGGGCATGGGCGTATGTGCGGGGGCTACTGGCACCGTTGGAGCGGCGTAACGGCTGGACCCTCGCGGAGCAGGCTGGGCATGTGTCGCCGGACGGGTTGCAGGGCATGCTGTGCAGCGCGGCGTGGGACCGGGACGCGGTCCGCGATGACGTGCGCGATTACGTGGTGGACCAGATCGGCGATGCGGCCGGGGTGCTCATCGCTGACGAGACGGGGTTCGTCAAGAAGGGCCGTGCGTCGGCGGGGGTCCAACGGCAGTATTCGGGTACGGCGGGCAAGACCGAGAACTGCCAGATCGGCACGTTCCTGTGCTACGCCACGCCGCGGGGTCGGGCGTTGATCGATCGGGAGTTGTACCTGCCGAAGTCGTGGACCGGTGATCGGGACCGGTGCCGGCGCTCGGCGATCCCGGACGCCGTCGGGTTCGCGACCAAGCCGCAGCAGGCGCAGGCCATGCTGGAGCGGGCGGTCACCGCGGGGGTGCCGTTTTCGTGGTTCACGGCCGATGAGGCCTACGGGCAGAACCCTGGCCTGCGGGGCTGGTTGGAGGATCGGGACATCGCGTACGTGATGGCCACCCGACGCGACGATCGGGTGCCCTCCGGGCTGCACACCACCACCGGTGTCGACGAGCTGATCGGCAGGGTGCGTGCGGGCGCGTGGCAACGACTGTCGTGTGGTGACGGCGCGCACGGGCCGCGCCGCTACGACTGGGCTCGGCTGCCGATCCGCCGCACCTTTGCCCACGGCCGCCGCGGCTGGGTCCTGGCCCGACGCTCGATCACGGATCCCGGCGACATCGCCTACTACGTCTGCTTCGGCCCCCGCGGCACCCGACTACGCGACCTGGTGCGGGTCGCCGGTAGCCGTTGGTCGGTGGAGGAATCGTTCCAGACCGCGAAGAACGAGGTCGGCCTGGACCAGTACCAGGTCCGCCGCTACGACGCCTGGTACGCCCACATCACCCTCGCGATGGCCGCCGCCGCGTTCCTCGTCGTCACCCGCGCCCTCGAAGCCGCAAAGGGGGCACCACCGCAAACGAGCGCAGCCAGATCCCGCTGA
- a CDS encoding alpha/beta hydrolase, with protein MTAGIIVPGRGYGPQAPLLHLAGEALTDLGATIETITWTVPDGLLDIGPEPFVRAHVSAALHRLADAEPGMRPVIIGKSLGTYAAGLAAERQLPAIWLTPLLYDDAVTKAIARNPAPALLVGGTRDRTWVSDAAAWTGKTVLSIEGANHDLRPPGPLRAYTEALGAVGTEMEKFLSQLT; from the coding sequence ATGACCGCTGGAATTATCGTCCCAGGCCGCGGTTACGGCCCGCAGGCGCCGTTGCTCCACCTCGCAGGCGAAGCGCTCACCGATCTCGGCGCCACCATCGAGACCATCACATGGACCGTGCCAGACGGGCTGCTGGACATCGGGCCTGAGCCTTTCGTCAGAGCGCACGTCTCGGCGGCACTGCACCGGCTCGCCGATGCGGAGCCCGGCATGAGACCTGTGATCATCGGCAAGTCGCTCGGAACATACGCCGCCGGTTTGGCGGCTGAGCGGCAACTGCCGGCGATCTGGCTGACGCCACTTCTGTACGACGATGCAGTGACCAAGGCGATCGCCCGTAACCCGGCGCCAGCCCTGCTCGTCGGAGGTACCCGAGATCGGACCTGGGTTTCTGACGCTGCGGCGTGGACGGGCAAGACGGTCCTGTCCATCGAAGGCGCCAACCATGACTTGCGGCCGCCTGGACCGCTGCGGGCTTACACCGAGGCCCTGGGCGCTGTCGGCACGGAGATGGAAAAGTTCCTGTCCCAACTGACCTGA
- a CDS encoding PadR family transcriptional regulator: MQEPTFLILTALATGPKHGYGVTREVAELSEGAVTLRAGTLYGALDRLVEQELVAVDRQEIVDGRLRRYYRLTDAGAARLAEQARRLRKHVAAAESRLQTRPDSAFGFPGSFGAPA, from the coding sequence ATGCAGGAGCCGACGTTCTTGATCCTCACCGCGCTGGCGACGGGGCCCAAGCATGGCTACGGGGTGACTCGGGAGGTCGCCGAGCTCTCCGAGGGAGCGGTCACGCTACGGGCCGGCACCCTCTACGGAGCCCTCGACCGTCTCGTTGAGCAGGAACTCGTCGCGGTCGACCGGCAGGAGATCGTCGACGGGCGGTTACGCCGCTACTACCGGCTCACCGACGCCGGTGCTGCCCGGCTCGCCGAGCAGGCCCGCCGGCTGCGTAAACATGTGGCGGCGGCGGAGAGTCGACTGCAGACCCGACCGGACTCGGCGTTCGGTTTCCCCGGCTCGTTCGGTGCTCCCGCATGA
- a CDS encoding NF041680 family putative transposase, translating to MISVNDAGRRAAFGELSEFQQEFYRSLRRRADALFELTDSVLCTDGPVTSLVGLSLAAEHRRGHGALYDAVNSGVVEVDRLRRALVGLPLPRDRDGRIVLTVDVSPWLRPDAATAEARSFCHVYGRGRNAAQMIPGWAYSFVAALETGRSSWTAVLDAVRIGPIEDATEVTAGQVREVVNRLREHGRWCDGDPRVLIVFDAGYDVTRLAWLLRDLPVDLVGRLRSDRVLYLPAAASAPGRVGRPARHGEVLDLDQPEDHPDPAVATVTETLRYGTAFADAWDRTHPRLTRRGGWAEHAGPLPIIEGTVIRLCVDRLPGDRNPKPVWLWACATGLSASEVHRIWQAHLRRFDVEHTFRLFKQTLGWTRPRLRDPRAADRWTWLIIAAHTQLRLARDLATDLRRPWERPPTKTGRLTPARVRRGFPNLHPKLAQPTSAPKPTRPGPGRPPGSRNKHVRPHPPVGKTQHQNATTNHNKPQKV from the coding sequence GTGATCAGTGTGAACGATGCCGGTCGGCGTGCCGCGTTCGGGGAGTTGTCGGAGTTCCAGCAGGAGTTCTACCGGTCTCTGCGCCGCCGGGCGGACGCGTTGTTCGAGCTCACGGATTCGGTGTTGTGCACCGACGGGCCGGTCACCAGCTTGGTCGGGTTGTCACTGGCGGCGGAGCATCGTCGCGGTCACGGCGCGTTGTACGACGCGGTGAACAGCGGCGTTGTCGAGGTGGACCGGTTGCGGCGGGCGCTGGTCGGGCTGCCGTTGCCACGTGACCGCGACGGCCGGATCGTGCTGACGGTCGATGTCAGCCCGTGGTTGCGGCCCGACGCCGCGACCGCGGAGGCGCGCTCGTTCTGTCACGTGTACGGCCGTGGCCGTAACGCCGCGCAGATGATCCCGGGCTGGGCGTACTCGTTTGTCGCCGCGCTGGAGACTGGGCGTTCGTCCTGGACCGCGGTGCTGGATGCGGTGCGGATAGGGCCGATCGAGGATGCCACCGAGGTGACCGCCGGGCAGGTTCGGGAGGTCGTCAACCGGCTTCGTGAGCACGGGCGGTGGTGTGACGGCGACCCGAGGGTGCTGATCGTGTTCGACGCCGGCTACGACGTGACCCGTCTGGCCTGGCTGCTGCGCGACCTGCCTGTGGATCTCGTGGGGCGGCTGCGTTCGGACCGGGTGCTCTACCTACCCGCCGCGGCTTCGGCGCCGGGGCGGGTCGGACGCCCGGCCCGGCACGGCGAGGTCCTCGACCTCGACCAACCGGAAGATCATCCGGACCCTGCCGTGGCCACGGTCACCGAGACCCTCCGCTACGGTACGGCGTTCGCCGACGCATGGGACCGAACCCACCCGAGGCTGACCCGCCGTGGCGGGTGGGCTGAGCATGCGGGACCGCTACCGATCATCGAGGGCACCGTCATCCGGCTGTGCGTGGACCGGCTGCCCGGTGACCGCAATCCGAAACCGGTGTGGTTGTGGGCCTGCGCGACCGGGCTGAGCGCGTCGGAGGTGCACCGAATCTGGCAGGCGCACCTGCGTCGTTTCGATGTGGAGCACACGTTCAGGCTGTTCAAGCAGACCCTCGGATGGACCCGGCCCCGGCTGCGGGATCCGCGAGCCGCCGACCGGTGGACCTGGCTGATCATCGCCGCGCACACCCAACTACGGTTGGCCCGCGATCTGGCCACCGACCTGCGTCGTCCCTGGGAGCGTCCGCCGACCAAAACCGGACGGCTGACCCCGGCCCGCGTCCGGCGCGGATTTCCGAACCTCCACCCGAAACTCGCCCAGCCGACCAGCGCACCGAAACCCACCCGACCAGGCCCAGGACGCCCGCCAGGCTCCCGGAACAAGCACGTCAGACCACACCCGCCGGTCGGCAAGACCCAACACCAGAACGCGACGACCAATCACAACAAGCCACAAAAGGTTTAA